The Bacillaceae bacterium S4-13-56 genome window below encodes:
- a CDS encoding AEC family transporter, with product MMIFFTVVLPVLVVFMVGYVVQKWRKIDIKSVSTVSIYILIPSLIFRTFYTADLNMQYLYMVVFALILLFLLILIGKIYARIRKYDSNTESALILTTAFMNSGNYGTPIILFAFGEIGFAFSVSFMVLQSIIMNFFGVYYAARGKAGISVALRSVMAMPATYAVILALLFQTFNVHLPENLFNTIDMVANAAIPTVMIILGMQLAMIEWGDFEWGKISYGVIVRLIASPLIAWGVVSLFPLDPILAKVLIVSYAMPSAATIVMYAVEFDAKPRLVSSTTLISTLLSVVTLTILLQWM from the coding sequence ATGATGATTTTTTTTACTGTAGTATTACCTGTCCTTGTCGTATTTATGGTAGGGTATGTAGTTCAAAAATGGAGGAAAATAGATATTAAATCCGTTTCCACAGTATCCATTTACATCCTTATTCCATCTCTTATTTTTCGGACTTTTTATACAGCTGATTTAAATATGCAATATTTATATATGGTGGTTTTTGCTCTTATTCTATTATTCTTATTAATTTTGATTGGGAAAATATATGCAAGAATTAGAAAATATGATTCTAATACAGAAAGTGCTCTTATTTTGACGACTGCGTTTATGAATTCTGGGAATTATGGGACCCCTATTATTTTATTTGCTTTTGGAGAGATTGGATTTGCCTTTTCTGTTTCTTTTATGGTCCTGCAGTCCATTATTATGAATTTCTTTGGGGTCTATTATGCGGCAAGGGGAAAAGCAGGAATATCTGTAGCACTACGCTCTGTCATGGCTATGCCAGCTACCTATGCTGTGATACTAGCTCTACTTTTTCAAACTTTTAACGTCCACCTACCTGAGAATCTCTTCAATACTATTGACATGGTTGCCAATGCAGCCATTCCAACTGTTATGATTATTTTGGGTATGCAGCTAGCAATGATTGAGTGGGGCGATTTTGAATGGGGAAAAATAAGTTACGGGGTTATTGTCCGACTAATTGCTTCTCCACTTATCGCGTGGGGAGTGGTTTCCTTATTTCCTCTTGATCCTATTTTGGCAAAGGTACTGATTGTTTCTTACGCCATGCCGTCGGCAGCAACGATCGTAATGTATGCTGTTGAATTCGATGCTAAGCCTAGATTAGTATCTAGTACGACATTAATTTCGACCTTATTAAGTGTTGTGACGCTGACAATTTTGCTTCAGTGGATGTAA